The Pseudomonas graminis region GCGATCGACTGCGCGCGCCTTCCAGTGACTTGCCGGTATTACTCATTGCTCAGGGCTCCGCCTGATGTTCGATTGAGGGGGGCATTAGCCGTCTGGACAGGCACTGTTCAACGCCGCACATCAGAGCGCAACATCCATAAACTCAGGCGACTGTACCAGCGCGCGAGGGCTGAACACCTGCCAGGCCTGCTCGCGCACAAAACGCCCCCGTGTGTACGGCGCGACGCGGGGTTCGCTGTCGTGACCCGCTTCAGGCATCAGGCTCCGCTCGCTGAAATGCTGCATGCCCAACACCTCGTCGATGAGCAGACCGACGAACACACCCTCGAAGTCGATGACCAGCACGCGCCGGTGTTTGCGCTGGGGTGAAAGTTCGTGACCAAAAAAGGCGCACAGATCCATGATCGGCAACAAGCGGCCGCGCAGATTGGCGATTCCGCAAACCCACGCCTTGGCGCCCGGCAATACCGCGCAGCGCGGTTCGTGAAGGAT contains the following coding sequences:
- a CDS encoding chemotaxis protein CheW encodes the protein MARSQTAFQLLLDIDQRCRSLAAGLPLQETRQQGWGGIGFRMGERHYVAPMGEVDEILHEPRCAVLPGAKAWVCGIANLRGRLLPIMDLCAFFGHELSPQRKHRRVLVIDFEGVFVGLLIDEVLGMQHFSERSLMPEAGHDSEPRVAPYTRGRFVREQAWQVFSPRALVQSPEFMDVAL